From the genome of Corallococcus macrosporus DSM 14697:
GGGAGCGGCCCCTGGGGCTCCAGCGCCTGGGGCGGCGGCTCGTGCTCTGGCGCGACGCGGCGGGGGAGGCGCACTGCGCGGACGCGGCGTGTCCGCATCGAGGCGCGGACCTCGGGCTCGGGCGCGTGCGGGAGGGGGCGTTGGAGTGCCCCTACCATGGCTTCCGCTACGAAGGAGGGGGCGCCTGTCTGGCCATGCCCTGCGAGGGCCGCGACGCGAAGCCCTCACGCGCGCTCGCGCTGCGCGTGCATCCGGTGCGGGAAGCGCATGGGTTCATCTGGGCCTGGCTGGGCGGCCAGGCGCGCGCGCCGCTTCCCCCGCTGCCCTGGCTTGCGGGCGCGCCGGAGCCCGCCGCGAACAGCGCGTCCGTGGAGGAGGTCTGGGGCGCGCGCTTCACGCGGGTCATGGAGGGGATGATGGACCTCCACCACTTCCCCTTCGCGCACCGCCGCTACGTCCCTCCGGGTTACACGCGGCTGGACCCCTACGAGGTGCAGGTGGAGGAGGGCGCCATCCGGACCGTCGGCTGGCTCCGCAAGGAGGAGCGGCCTCCAGGGACGGGGTTCCGCTTCGACATCCACGTGGGTTACCCAGGGGTGCTGCACCTTCGCTTCACGCCCCGGCTGGAGGCGGCCGTGGTCTGCACGCCCGTG
Proteins encoded in this window:
- a CDS encoding Rieske 2Fe-2S domain-containing protein, yielding MMNEATGLPHGEQWAAHWYAVARSPALGRERPLGLQRLGRRLVLWRDAAGEAHCADAACPHRGADLGLGRVREGALECPYHGFRYEGGGACLAMPCEGRDAKPSRALALRVHPVREAHGFIWAWLGGQARAPLPPLPWLAGAPEPAANSASVEEVWGARFTRVMEGMMDLHHFPFAHRRYVPPGYTRLDPYEVQVEEGAIRTVGWLRKEERPPGTGFRFDIHVGYPGVLHLRFTPRLEAAVVCTPVDAEHTWIAARFHQEYVRLPGLRWLAARLAIAFEFRVIQPDDHRMVRSSLPRSGALTHGTLVRADRAIVAWHQLHRSALGDDTPGAS